One Electrophorus electricus isolate fEleEle1 chromosome 10, fEleEle1.pri, whole genome shotgun sequence genomic region harbors:
- the nbn gene encoding nibrin: MWKLRAESRADVIRLLPGQDYVVGRKNCDVLLSNDQSISRVHAHLTVTEQAVTVKDTSKYGTFVNDEQLATGSTRTLRFGDRLTFGVFQSKFRLELDSVVVCSSCVVAEGKASLSQAVQAVGGRLVSTWTQDCTHLAMPVLKVTIKTICALLSCRPIVTPEFFTELSRAVQRRDALPTLESFRPEMGEPSLTKKPVDLHPHMERKTLFRDKTFVFLSTKQMKRLSPTISCGGGKWERLEEGSVPLSLLESPRTCVISVETGSSQALLTLPTKKWVESVGQVLHRSGLRFIAESEIGLAAIYFNSQTYCNPCISLDSESVRAPLIPGASMSQNATVDETTLPAVSQNITAYVANTEMSQGVGGKVRGHRGVDAGGAAVIGETPERRPRQACALGSPTIPESVNPQLCSSGKADAGIPGGRSAGTAPRSAPTQPDSATLKRSPQKQSSLTSYFQAVNKKRVRETDTDSPLSEAKLSRRDSEEEEDRKMKSSNSAASVSLDPVSRCADQSQRGNPQRPEFSASVGLGSGLGENCGNGGYLSRISGAKKRKEPELGKPSGPEVSADVSHLDVSLDELESIMSVDMDEPLQSAANKKQRVDQGENVGAPSNQCRAEKQQSMANKGRGLENKGLSVTNSSQDSEEKPLGSANKRPDLGREECSSAHRAERPESEDVKEEDVSLVVAPDSFVRTRKVEAIKQDPTTTSSATGPKNDPELPTKVMQIQFKVLTLSAPCRPRPYPLHSCGPNDKNFKRFRKLPVPGLHGLPSIIGGSDLVAHNRSKNAELEEWLRDAAKEEKQQEYEEALGLDLFRYNPKPTKRR, from the exons ATGTGGAAGCTTCGCGCGGAGTCCAGAGCAG ACGTCATCCGCCTGCTCCCCGGTCAGGACTACGTAGTGGGTCGCAAGAACTGTGACGTCCTTTTGTCCAACGACCAGTCGATTAGTCGCGTGCACGCGCACCTAACGGTCACCGAGCAg GCGGTCACGGTGAAGGACACCTCCAAGTATGGCACGTTTGTCAACGACGAGCAGCTGGCGACGGGATCTACCAGGACGCTGCGTTTTGGAGACAGACTCACGTTTGGCGTCTTCCAGAGCAAGTTTAG GCTGGAGCTGGACTCTGTGGTCGTCTGTTCATCATGTGTGGTCGCGGAAGGGAAGGCGTCCCTCTCTCAGGCTGTGCAGGCTGTCGGGGGTCGCCTGGTGAGCACCTGGACGCAGGACTGCACACATCTCGCCATGCCTGTCCTGAAGGTCACCATTAAG ACCATCTGCGCTCTCCTGTCCTGCCGACCCATCGTGACACCGGAGTTCTTCACCGAGCTCTCCCGTGCCGTTCAGCGGAGGGATGCGCTTCCGACTCTGGAGAG TTTCAGGCCAGAGATGGGCGAGCCCAGTTTGACCAAGAAACCCGTggacctccacccacacatggAGAGAAAGACCCTGTTCAGGGACAAAACATTTGTCTTCCTCAGCACCAAGCAG atgaaACGTTTAAGTCCGACCATCAGCTGTGGAGGTGGGAAATGGGAACGTTTGGAGGAGGGGTCCGTTCCTCTGTCCCTTCTGGAATCTCCGAGGACTTGTGTCATCAGTGTGGAAACGGGATCTTCCCAAGCGCTGCTAACTCTGCCCACCAAGAAGTGGGTGGAGTCTGTGGGCCAGGTCTTACACAG AAGTGGTTTACGCTTCATCGCTGAATCTGAGATTGGATTGGCAGCCATCTATTTTAACAGTCAGACTTACTGCAATCCCTGTATCTCTTTGGATTCTG AATCTGTTCGAGCTCCACTGATCCCTGGAGCATCGATGTCCCAGAATGCCACAGTGGATGAGACTACGCTTCCTGCAGTCTCCCAGAACATCACAGCCTATGTAGCCAACACAGAAATGTCACAGGGCGTCGGCGGGAAGGTCAGAGGGCATCGGGG GGTAGACGCGGGCGGGGCCGCCGTCATCGGAGAGACCCCAGAGAGACGGCCCAGACAGGCGTGTGCACTGGGCTCGCCCACCATCCCAGAATCCGTGAATCCACAGCTGTGTTCCAGCGGGAAGGCGGACGCAGGTATCCCTGGGGGTCGGAGCGCGGGCACCGCACCACGGTCGGCCCCCACCCAGCCAGACAGCGCGACACTTAAAAGATCCCCCCAGAAACAATCATCCCTCACAAGCTACTTCCAGGCTGTCAATAAAAAAAG GGTGCGTGAGACCGATACTGACTCCCCATTGTCCGAGGCCAAGCTCTCCCGCCGAGacagcgaggaagaggaggacaggaAGATGAAGAGCTCTAACTCTGCTGCGTCTGTGAGCCTGGATCCCGTCAGTAGGTGTGCGGACCAGAGCCAGCGCGGCAACCCCCAGCGTCCCGAGTTCAGCgccagtgtgggtttgggttCCGGGCTCGGAGAAAACTGCGGGAACGGGGGTTATCTGAGCCGGATCTCCGGAGCGAAGAAGAGGAAGGAACCGGAGCTGGGCAAACCGTCTGGCCCAGAGGTGTCTGCAGATGTGTCCCATTTGGACGTGTCTCTCGACGAGCTTGAGTCCATCATGTCTGTGGACATGGACGAACCCTTGCAGTCTGCGGCCAATAAGAAACAGCGTGTGGATCAGGGTGAGAACGTCGGTGCGCCCAGCAACCAGTGCAGGGCGGAGAAACAGCAAAGCATGGCCAATAAGGGCCGGGGCTTGGAGAACAAAGGGCTAAGCGTAACCAATAGCAGTCAAGACTCTGAAGAGAAGCCACTGGGCTCAGCCAATAAAAGGCCAGATTTGGGGCGGGAAGAGTGTAGTTCTGCACACAGGGCTGAGAGACCAGAGTCAGAGGATGTTAAAGAAGAGGACGTGTCTCTCGTTGTG GCTCCAGATAGCTTTGTCAGAACCAGAAAAGTGGAAGCAATCAAGCAAGACCCCACG ACCACCAGCTCGGCGACTGGCCCCAAGAACGACCCCGAGCTTCCCACCAAGGTCATGCAGATTCAGTTTAAGGTCCTGACATTGAGTGCCCCCTGCAGACCAAGACCCTACCCGTTACACAGCTGCGGTCCCAACGACAAGAACTTCAAGCGTTTCCGCAAG TTGCCCGTGCCCGGCCTCCACGGATTACCCAGCATCATCGGTGGCTCCGACCTGGTGGCTCACAACCGCAGCAAGAATGCTGAACTGGAGGAGTGGCTGAGAGATGCAGCGAag gaggagaagcagcaggaATATGAGGAGGCTCTGGGGCTCGACTTGTTCAG GTACAATCCAAAGCCGACTAAAAGAAGATGA
- the osgin2 gene encoding oxidative stress-induced growth inhibitor 2: protein MPLRDKNSLSRDGPPAMPVVIIGNGPSGICLSHLLSGYTPYLDAALVHPNPVLYHKLQEAKHLPITEQDLQYLCEGLEGRSGNPVAVLYDTLLHPDADRGFEFPSVLQWRLDKRHHIPHLILGKSAPGGAWHAMEGSMLTISLGIWMELPGVSYRDVNPAKRRAASSNRASPEEIVSYYQNYVTLMGLQRNFVENTYVTSVQRLHRGDGEDRWERRGEGTRESAVSQGLWEVRGYQQLQGETHVPFSLFAENVVLATGASDSPARLGVEGEELPYVFHSVRDLGAAVSQRGKSGPASDPVLVVGAGLSAADAILCACDHSISVLHAFRKRADDPSLIFKQLPKALYPEYHRVYHMMCSQTHLPAPVTNRGANPTVPSASSALLPDYTSFPEHCVLSFHPDMSCVLRGSNGVLRAVKVSMVLVLIGTYPDLFFIKEKGQYLGLDSSRPISCKHNPVDINPYTFECRAEPGLFAMGPLVGDNFVRFLKGGALGIASCLLKRLKKMEKKLIEDGGGGQGGSPGGFV from the exons ATGCCTCTTCGGGACAAGAACTCTTTGTCCAGGGACGGCCCTCCAGCGATGCCCGTCGTCATCATCG GTAACGGCCCTTCAGGGATCTGCCTGTCTCATCTCCTGAGCGGGTACACGCCCTATCTAGATGCAGCGCTCGTGCACCCCAACCCCGTCCTTTATCACAAACTACAGGAGGCTAAGCACCTGCCCATCACGGAGCAG GACCTGCAGTACTTGTGTGAAGGTTTAGAGGGCCGCTCTGGGAACCCGGTGGCTGTGCTCTACGACACACTCCTTCACCCAGATGCTGACCGGGGCTTTGAGTTTCCGTCTGTGCTGCAGTGGAGACTGGACAAACGGCACCACATACCCCACCTGATCCTGGGAAAGAGCGCCCCAGGTGGGGCGTGGCAC GCAATGGAAGGTTCTATGCTGACCATTAGTCTGGGGATTTGGATGGAGCTCCCAGGGGTGAGCTACAGGGACGTCAACCCAGCCAAGCGGAG GGCTGCATCTAGTAACCGGGCCAGTCCAGAGGAGATCGTCTCTTATTATCAGAATTATGTCACTCTCATGGGTCTCCAGAGGAACTTTGTGGAGAACACCTACGTCACATCTGTTCAGAGACTTCACC GAGGCGACGGGGAGGACAGATGGGAGAGGAGGGGTGAAGGTACGAGGGAGAGTGCTGTTTCTCAGGGGCTTTGGGAGGTCAGGGGCTACCAGCAGCTCCAGGGCGAGACCCACGTGCCTTTCAGCCTCTTTGCGGAGAACGTTGTCTTAGCCACCGGAGCTTCTGACTCGCCAGCTCGACTGGGCGTGGAAGGGGAGGAGCTTCCCTACGTGTTCCACAGCGTGCGCGACCTCGGCGCGGCCGTCAGCCAGCGCGGAAAGTCAGGCCCCGCATCCGACCCCGTGCTCGTGGTGGGGGCGGGCCTCAGCGCGGCTGACGCCATCCTGTGCGCCTGCGACCATAGCATCTCGGTGCTGCACGCCTTTCGCAAGCGAGCTGACGACCCCAGCCTCATTTTCAAGCAGCTCCCAAAGGCGCTCTACCCAGAGTACCACAGGGTCTACCACATGATGTGCTCTCAGACCCACCTGCCAGCTCCGGTAACCAACCGTGGCGCCAATCCCACCGTTCCTTCTGCTTCCTCGGCGCTGCTCCCAGACTACACCAGCTTCCCGGAACACTGTGTCCTGTCCTTCCATCCTGACATGAGCTGCGTACTGCGCGGGTCCAACGGCGTCCTGAGAGCTGTCAAAGTCTCCATGGTGTTGGTCCTGATCGGGACCTACCCAGACCTGTTCTTCATAAAGGAGAAAGGACAGTACTTGGGTTTGGACTCCAGTAGACCCATCTCCTGCAAGCACAACCCCGTGGACATAAACCCCTATACATTCGAGTGCCGCGCAGAGCCAGGCCTGTTCGCCATGGGGCCCCTGGTGGGGGACAACTTTGTGCGCTTCCTGAAGGGAGGTGCTTTGGGAATCGCAAGCTGTCTGCTGAAGAGATTGAAGAAGATGGAGAAGAAACTTATCGAGGATGGAGGAGGTGGGCAGGGTGGCAGCCCGGGGGGATTCGTCTGA
- the LOC118242136 gene encoding protein FAM237A-like — protein sequence MDSTVARIVGNLGCAPRRWRSKSLCLLLLAAASVCTRSNPAALNAEVPANLGEINGECWDASSLAVIEVRRLRIADTVGGFWDFMTYLRASQLPKHQDLFMKLAQVFWERYVDCVLSRAHGLGRRAGVSPRERILCSHNAAPPC from the coding sequence ATGGATTCAACGGTGGCCCGCATAGTTGGCAACCTTGGCTGCGCTCCAAGACGGTGGCGCTCCAAGTCTTTGTGCCTATTGCTGCTGGCCGCAGCCTCCGTGTGCACGCGCTCCAACCCCGCAGCGCTGAACGCGGAGGTGCCGGCGAACCTGGGCGAGATCAACGGGGAGTGCTGGGATGCGTCGTCGTTAGCGGTCATCGAAGTGCGCCGACTACGCATCGCAGACACGGTCGGGGGGTTCTGGGACTTCATGACGTACCTGCGCGCGTCCCAGCTGCCCAAGCACCAGGACCTGTTTATGAAGCTCGCGCAGGTCTTCTGGGAGCGCTACGTGGACTGTGTGCTCTCCCGCGCGCATGGTCTCGGCAGGAGGGCCGGTGTGTCACCGAGAGAGCGCATCTTGTGTTCTCACAACGCTGCGCCGCCGTGTTAG
- the gtpbp10 gene encoding GTP-binding protein 10: MVWISRVCWRKYGNFVDNLRLYVRGGSGGMGMPRLGGQGGTGGDVWVVAEKHLTLKRVKDRYPKKRFIAGGGSNSSIRALKGAKGEDVEISVPVGIRVTTDNGQVLGQLDYEGDKVLVARGGHGGSLNSRFLPRKGQLRQIRLDLRLIADMGLVGFPNAGKSSLLTALSHATPQIASYPFTTVRPEIGKVMYTDHKQVSVADLPGLIEGAHMNRGMGHQFLKHVERTKQLLFVVDVCGFQLASSTPFRSAFEAVQLLSKELELYNKELLSKPAILVVNKMDLPEAETKFRELESQLEKQEGLGDLPENMVPVSLPHFKHTVPVSALNGLGLPRLKDLIRQSLEEQNAMEAERPHADRLRELRREVPVVARPVWGEAHSTSEPS; the protein is encoded by the exons ATGGTTTGGATTAGCAGAGTGTGTTGGCGTAAG TATGGGAACTTTGTGGATAACCTGCGACTGTATGTGAGAGGTGGAAGTGGTGGAATGGGAATGCCCCGCTTGGGTGGGCAGGGTGGCACCGGAGGAGACGTGTGGGTGGTGGCCGAAAAACACCTAACTCTGAAACGCGTCAAAGACAGATATCCCAAGAAACGCTTCATTGCTGGCGGGGGCTCCAACAGCAG TATCCGTGCACTGAAAGGCGCAAAAGGGGAGGATGTGGAAATCTCTGTTCCAGTTGGCATCCGTGTGACAACAGATAATGGTCAGGTCCTAG GGCAGCTGGACTACGAAGGGGACAAGGTTCTGGTGGCCCGGGGGGGGCACGGGGGATCCCTGAACTCAAGGTTTTTACCCCGTAAAGGCCAGCTCCGCCAGATCCGTCTGGACCTCCGACTCATCGCAGACATGGGGCTTGTGGG GTTCCCTAATGCGGGCAAATCCTCTTTGCTGACTGCTCTGTCTCATGCCACACCTCAGATCGCCAGCTACCCGT TCACCACTGTGAGACCTGAGATTGGGAAGGTGATGTACACCGACCATAAGCAG GTGTCGGTGGCAGACTTGCCTGGCCTGATAGAGGGCGCCCACATGAACAGAGGGATGGGACACCAGTTCCTCAAGCATGTGGAGAGGACCAAACAACTCTTGTTCGTG GTGGACGTCTGCGGTTTTCAGCTGGCCAGCAGCACGCCGTTCAGATCTGCGTTTGAGGCTGTGCAGCTGTTGAGTAAG GAGCTCGAGCTGTACAACAAGGAGCTGCTGTCCAAGCCTGCCATCCTGGTTGTCAATAAGATGGATCTGCCGGAGGCTGAGACCAAGTTCCGAGAGCTGGAGTCCCAGCTGGAGAAGCAGGAGG GGCTTGGTGATCTGCCTGAGAACATGGTCCCTGTCAGCCTCCCCCATTTCAAACACACCGTCCCCGTCTCTGCCCTGAATGGCCTCGGACTTCCCCGCCTGAAAGACCTCATCCGCCAGTCACTGGAAGAGCAGAACGCCATGGAGGCGGAGAGACCGCATGCAGACAGGCTGCGGGAGCTGAGAAGGGAGGTCCCGGTGGTTGCCCGCCCAGTCTGGGGGGAGGCCCACTCAACCTCCGAGCCCTCCTAG